In Peromyscus eremicus chromosome 15, PerEre_H2_v1, whole genome shotgun sequence, a genomic segment contains:
- the LOC131925696 gene encoding olfactory receptor 6N2-like: MDHVNHTWTQNFILAGFTPTGTLRPLAFLGTLCIYLLTLAGNLFIIILVQADSGLSTPMYFFISVLSFLELWYVSTTVPTLLHTLLRGRSPIPSAACFVQLYVFHSLGMTECYLLGVMALDRYLAICRPLHYHALMSRQVQLWLAGATWVAGFSAALVPASLTATLPYCLKEVAHYFCDLAPLMRLACMDTSWHAQVHGAVIGVATGCNFVLILGLYGGILTAVLKLPSAASRAKAFSTCSSHMTVVALFYASAFTVYVGSPQSRPEGTDKLIALVYALLTPFLNPIIYSLRNKEVKEAVKRVSDKIRTLLREA, encoded by the coding sequence ATGGATCATGTTAACCACACCTGGACCCAGAATTTCATCCTTGCTGGTTTCACTCCCACTGGCACTCTGCGACCTCTTGCCTTCCTTGGGACCCTGTGCATCTATCTCCTGACACTTGCAGGGAACTTGTTCATCATTATCCTTGTCCAAGCGGATTCAGGCCTGTCCACTCCCATGTACTTCTTTATCAGCGTCCTCTCCTTCCTGGAACTCTGGTATGTCAGCACCACAGTGCCCACCTTGCTACATACCCTGCTCCGTGGACGTTCACCCATCCCATCAGCTGCATGCTTTGTCCAGCTGTATGTCTTCCACTCCTTGGGCATGACTGAGTGCTACCTGTTAGGTGTCATGGCTCTGGACCGCTACCTGGCCATCTGTCGCCCACTCCACTACCATGCTCTCATGAGCAGGCAGGTACAGCTGTGGCTAGCGGGTGCCACTTGGGTGGCTGGCTTCTCGGCTGCCCTGGTGCCTGCCAGTCTTACTGCCACTTTACCCTATTGCTTGAAAGAGGTAGCCCATTACTTTTGTGACCTGGCACCACTAATGAGGTTGGCATGTATGGACACAAGCTGGCATGCTCAGGTTCATGGGGCAGTGATTGGTGTGGCCACTGGATGCAATTTTGTCCTCATCTTGGGACTCTATGGGGGTATTCTGACAGCTGTTCTGAAGCTGCCTTCAGCTGCCAGTCGTGCCAAAGCCTTCTCCACTTGTTCTTCCCACATGACCGTAGTAGCCCTGTTCTATGCTTCTGCTTTTACAGTATATGTGGGCTCACCTCAGAGCAGACCTGAGGGCACTGACAAGCTTATTGCTTTAGTGTATGCCCTTCTGACTCCGTTCCTCAACCCCATCATCTATTCCCTTCGCAACAAAGAAGTGAAAGAGGCTGTGAAAAGGGTCAGTGACAAGATCAGGACTTTGCTGAGGGAAGCCTGA
- the LOC131924859 gene encoding olfactory receptor 6N1-like: MDNVNYTWTQTFILAGFTPTGTLQHLAIFGTLCIYLLTLAGNLFIIILVQADSGLSTPMYFFISVLSFLEVWYVSTTVPTLLHTLLRGHSPIPSAACFVQLYVFHSLGMTECYLLGVMALDRYLAICRPLHYHALMSRQVQLRLVGGTWVAGFSAALVPAGLTATLPYCLKEVAHYFCDLAPLMQLACVDTSWHAQVYIVVIGMINTCNLVLILTLYGGIVKAVLKLPSAASRAKAFSTCSSHITVVTLFFGSAFIVYVGPPDIRAEGRGKLIALVYTFLTPFLNPIIYTLHNKEVKEAIKRVSQRVKALLN, from the coding sequence ATGGATAATGTTAATTACACCTGGACCCAGACTTTCATCCTTGCTGGTTTCACTCCCACTGGTACCTTGCAACATCTTGCAATCTTTGGGACTCTGTGCATCTATCTCCTCACACTTGCAGGAAACTTGTTCATCATTATCCTTGTCCAAGCGGATTCAGGACTGTCCACTCCCATGTACTTCTTTATCAGCGTCCTCTCCTTCCTGGAAGTCTGGTATGTCAGCACCACAGTGCCCACCTTGTTACATACCCTGCTCCGTGGACATTCACCCATCCCATCAGCTGCATGCTTTGTCCAGCTGTATGTCTTCCACTCCTTGGGAATGACTGAGTGCTACCTGTTAGGTGTCATGGCTCTGGACCGCTACCTGGCCATCTGTCGCCCACTCCACTACCATGCTCTCATGAGCAGGCAGGTACAGCTACGGCTAGTTGGGGGGACATGGGTGGCTGGCTTCTCAGCTGCCCTGGTGCCCGCTGGTCTCACTGCCACTTTACCCTATTGCTTGAAAGAGGTAGCCCATTACTTTTGTGACCTGGCACCACTAATGCAGTTGGCATGTGTGGACACAAGCTGGCATGCTCAGGTTTATATTGTTGTGATTGGTATGATCAATACGTGCAACCTTGTCCTCATCTTGACCCTCTATGGAGGTATTGTGAAAGCTGTGCTGAAACTGCCTTCAGCTGCTAGCCGGGCCAAAGCCTTCTCCACCTGTTCGTCCCACATAACTGTAGTGACATTGTTCTTCGGCTCTGCCTTCATTGTCTATGTCGGGCCACCGGACATTCGAGCTGAGGGCAGAGGCAAGCTTATTGCCTTGGTATACACTTTTCTCACCCCTTTCCTCAACCCCATTATTTATACCCTTCACAATAAGGAAGTGAAAGAGGCCATTAAGAGGGTCTCACAGAGGGTTAAGGCTTTGCTGAATTGA
- the LOC131925849 gene encoding olfactory receptor 6N1, with the protein MDTGNWSQVTEFIILGFPNLQGVQTYLFFLLLAIYLTTILGNLLIFLVVHMDSRLHTPMYKFVSILSFLELGYTAATIPKMLANLLSEKKTISFSGCLLQIYFFHSLGATECYLLTAMAYDRYLAICRPLHYPTLMTQTLCTKIAIGCWLGGLAGPVVEISLVSRLPFCGPNHIQHIFCDFPPVLSLACTDTSVNVLVDFIVNSCKILATFLLILSSYLQIIRTVLRIPSAAGKKKAFSTCASHLTVVLIFYGSILFMYVRLKKSYSLDYDRALAVVYSVVTPFLNPFIYSLRNKEIKEALKRQLMKTRMLG; encoded by the coding sequence ATGGACACTGGAAACTGGAGCCAGGTAACAGAATTCATCATTTTAGGCTTCCCTAACCTCCAAGGTGTCCAGACTTATCTCTTTTTCTTGTTGCTTGCCATTTACCTCACTACAATATTGGGAAACCTGCTGATATTCTTGGTGGTCCACATGGACTCTCGgctccacacacccatgtacaaGTTTGTcagcattctttctttcttggagCTTGGCTACACAGCTGCCACCATCCCTAAGATGCTGGCAAACTTGCTCAGTGAGAAGAAGACAATTTCTTTTTCTGGATGCCTCCTGCAGATCTATTTCTTTCACTCTCTTGGAGCTACTGAGTGCTACCTCCTGACAGCAATGGCCTATGACAGGTACTTAGCCATCTGCAGACCCCTCCACTATCCCACCCTCATGACCCAGACACTCTGCACCAAGATTGCTATTGGCTGCTGGTTGGGAGGCTTGGCTGGGCCAGTGGTAGAAATTTCCTTGGTGTCTCGTCTTCCTTTCTGTGGCCCCAACCATATTCAACACATCTTTTGTGATTTCCCTCCTGTGCTGAGCTTGGCTTGTACTGACACATCAGTCAATGTTCTGGTAGATTTTATTGTAAACTCCTGCAAGATTCTGGCCACCTTCCTGCTGATTCTCAGCTCCTACCTGCAGATAATCCGCACAGTGCTCAGAATTCCTTCTGCTGCAGGCAAGAAGAAGGCCTTCTCCACATGTGCTTCCCACCTCACTGTGGTTCTCATCTTCTATGGCAGCATCCTCTTCATGTATGTGCGACTAAAGAAAAGTTACTCCCTTGACTATGACCGAGCCTTAGCAGTAGTCTACTCTGTGGTTACCCCTTTCCTTAACCCCTTCATCTACAGCTTGCGCAACAAGGAAATCAAGGAGGCCCTGAAGAGGCAGCTGATGAAAACAAGGATGCTGGGATGA
- the LOC131925856 gene encoding olfactory receptor 6N2, translated as MDQHNLSSLSEFVLLGFPNVGHVRGWLFVLLLLAYLFTIGGNMLIFLVIRLDAALHKPMYHFVSVLSFLELWYTATTIPKMLANLLSDKKTISFAGCLLQTYFFHSLGASECYLLTAMAYDRYLAICRPLHYPSIMTTALCAKMAAGCWTCGFLCPISEVILVSQLPFCNYNEIPHIFCDFPPLLSLACKDTSTNVLVDFAVNAFIILITFLFIMASYGRIIGAVLKIKTASGRRKAFSTCASHLIVVLIFFGSIIFMYVRLKKSYSLTLDRTLAVVYSVLTPLANPIIYSLRNKELIQAIKRTIFKKGEKVSPIHH; from the coding sequence ATGGATCAACACAACTTGTCAAGCCTGTCTGAATTTGTGCTCCTTGGCTTCCCCAATGTGGGGCATGTCAGGGGCTGGCTTTTTGTCTTGCTGCTGTTGGCATATTTGTTCACCATTGGTGGTAATATGCTCATCTTCCTAGTCATCCGACTGGATGCAGCCCTTCACAAACCCATGTACCACTTTGTCAGTGTTCTCTCTTTCTTGGAGTTGTGGTATACAGCCACCACCATCCCCAAGATGCTAGCTAACCTTCTCAGTGATAAGAAGACCATTTCTTTTGCAGGATGCCTCCTTCAGACCTATTTCTTCCACTCCCTAGGGGCCTCTGAATGCTACCTCCTTACAGCGATGGCCTATGACCGATACCTGGCCATCTGCCGGCCGCTCCACTACCCTTCAATTATGACCACAGCACTCTGTGCCAAgatggctgctggctgctggacTTGTGGTTTCCTGTGTCCTATTTCTGAGGTCATCCTAGTCTCTCAGCTCCCCTTCTGTAACTACAATGAAATTCCTCACATCTTTTGTGATTTTCCACCTCTTCTGAgcctggcctgcaaggacacctCCACTAACGTTCTAGTGGACTTTGCTGTCAATGCCTTCATCATCCTTATCACTTTCCTTTTTATCATGGCTTCTTATGGGAGAATCATTGGTGCTGTACTGAAGATAAAAACAGCATCAGGAAGAAGGAAGGCCTTCTCCACATGTGCCTCACATCTCATTGTGGTTCTCATATTCTTTGGGAGCATCATCTTTATGTATGTTCGGCTAAAGAAGAGCTATTCACTGACTCTTGACCGGACTCTAGCTGTAGTCTATTCTGTGTTAACACCTTTGGCCAATCCTATTATCTATAGTCTTCGAAACAAGGAACTAATTCAGGCCATCAAGAGGACCATCTTCAAGAAGGGGGAGAAAGTCAGTCCAATTCATCATTGA